GTCAGGAACAGTATCAAGCCATAGAGCGTTTTTGATGTAAAGTGCATGACAGCCCTCTTTCTTTGTCACGATCATGCCCTGAAATGAAAGTGTGTGCCAAGAAATGAGAGTATTTCGGGAATGTAAATTTCTTTGGCCATGGTTCTCAAGGTTTTGTCCCCCTCATATTCGGAGTGACTGTTTTTGAATTCCTGACCGCAATGGAAATACTCAAAAGATTAAACTCCCATGATTCGATGGGAGATTCGCTCAAAGTGCAGGCCAAGAATTGTGAGTTCAACTACAACAGGAAATGCCTTGGGTTTAGTCAACAATGTCTTCAATATCATTTTCCAGTAGCAAAAGCGGGCAGATGAAACGATTCCAACAGCCCACATGCTTTTCACAAAGGCTTGAATGTCTGTTCGTATGACTTTTCCCCGTGAAGTCGGCGTGTAAGACGAGAGAAATGTACTGATTCGATCATAATATTTACTGGGTGAGTATAAAACACCCAAGAGTTTCTTGTACCCATCAAGCAGGACGTCACATCCCATGGCAGGATCGAAATTTAAACAGGCGTCTGTGTTTTCTCCGCTCAAACCATCATGAAGGCGTCCTTCTGAATTGAGACGACGCCAGAGTCGTGTATGCGGCAATGCATTGAGGACCCCAACCATTGCCGTTACAACTCCGATTTCCTGAATGAACTGAATTTGCTGCTCGAAAATTGATGCCGTGTCATTGTCAAAGCCCACAATAAAACCACCCATCACTTGCATTCCGTGCTGATGTATCTCTTGGACTGCCACTCCGAAATCTGTCGCCACATTCTGCTTTTTACCACATTCAACAAGGCTTTTTTCGAGGGCGTTTCAATGCCGATGAATACCTTGTGAAAGTTGGCGTCTCTCATCATTTGCAAGAGTTCCTTATTCTGTGCCAGGTTCACACTTGCTTCAGTCATGAGTTTAAAAGGGTATTTGTGTTGGTTCTGCCATTCGGCGAGTTTGGGGAGAAGTTTTTTTACATGGGCAATATTTCCTATGAAATTGTCGTCAACGATAAATAC
The genomic region above belongs to uncultured Pseudodesulfovibrio sp. and contains:
- a CDS encoding DUF4070 domain-containing protein, producing the protein MGGFIVGFDNDTASIFEQQIQFIQEIGVVTAMVGVLNALPHTRLWRRLNSEGRLHDGLSGENTDACLNFDPAMGCDVLLDGYKKLLGVLYSPSKYYDRISTFLSSYTPTSRGKVIRTDIQAFVKSMWAVGIVSSARFCYWKMILKTLLTKPKAFPVVVELTILGLHFERISHRIMGV